The sequence below is a genomic window from Streptococcus pantholopis.
GGAACCGCCGACACGGCGGGCACGAACTTCAAGGACAGGCATAATATTTTCCATTGCTGTTTCAAAAACTTCTAAAGCATCATTCCCTGTTGCTTCTTTGATTTGTTCGAAAGCACCGTAAACAATGCTTGCAGCTGTTCCGCGTTTCCCATCAAGCATAACACGGTTGATAAGACGTGTCACAAGTTTTGAATTGTACAACGGATCCGGTAATACTTCACGCTTTGGCGCTTGGTTTTTACGACTCATTTCTCATGCTCCCTTCTTATGCTTTTGGTTTTTTAGTCCCATACTTCGAACGGCCTTGCTTCCGATCAGTTACACCGGCAGTATCAAGGGCACCGCGGACAATATGGTAGCGGACACCGGGAAGGTCTTTAACCCGGCCGCCGCGGATAAGCACAACGCTGTGTTCTTGAAGGTTGTGCCCAATCC
It includes:
- the rpsG gene encoding 30S ribosomal protein S7 — encoded protein: MSRKNQAPKREVLPDPLYNSKLVTRLINRVMLDGKRGTAASIVYGAFEQIKEATGNDALEVFETAMENIMPVLEVRARRVGGSNYQVPVEVRPERRTTLGLRWLVTISRGRGEHTMQDRLAKEIMDAANNTGAAVKRREDTHRMAEANRAFAHFRW